One window of Lytechinus variegatus isolate NC3 chromosome 2, Lvar_3.0, whole genome shotgun sequence genomic DNA carries:
- the LOC121409692 gene encoding uncharacterized protein LOC121409692, protein SAVWFTWKCYTVVSFIERPLIFFSRYCPRDRPLSAMHRNYGSGPGYGHHGHHGHQPHHHGGPHGGPHGMGMNMGNMGNMGNMGMGMGMQGMGMMGMGMGNMQGMGGHQGMSGAAMNSFMSKYPAVSNYTNDMSPSAKAARVFVGNLNTYTRKEDRKNIMELLMETFMKYGRIRAISIHSGFGFVQFETAEQAKNAMRGEQGKLIKSQPLDLYLASDPDLNRPRGFKKVNHDCGYVAYVDPSSLPTIPAKGVTMKKRNRLTKSGDEPGSWVCVFCQHEAITPWELMKHASAIHQTQIYDMGGSVEQPKTSEAQQEAMQTQSSSMM, encoded by the exons TCTGCCGTCTGGTTCACCTGGAAATGTTACAC AGTGGTGTCATTTATTGAAAGAccgctgattttttttagccgTTATTG CCCACGAGACCGACCTCTCTCAGCGATGCACCGCAACTATGGCTCTGGGCCCGGCTATGGCCACCACGGCCACCATGGCCATCAGCCCCACCACCACGGCGGGCCCCACGGTGGTCCCCACGGCATGGGAATGAATATGGGAAATATGGGGAACATGGGGAATATGGGCATGGGGATGGGTATGCAGGGGATGGGCATGATGGGCATGGGCATGGGTAACATGCAAGGCATGGGAGGCCACCAGGGAATGAGCGGAGCCGCCATGAACAGCTTCATGAGCAAGTACCCGGCGGTGAGCAACTACACCAACGACATGTCGCCCTCGGCCAAGGCGGCCCGCGTCTTCGTCGGCAACCTGAACACGTACACCAGGAAGGAGGACCGGAAGAACATCATGGAGCTCTTGATGGAGACGTTCATGAAATACGGACGTATCAGGGCCATCTCCATCCACAGCGGATTTGGGTTTGTGCAGTTTGAAACGGCCGAACAAGCTAAGAATGCCATGAGAGGCGAACAGGGAAAACTCATCAAGAGTCAACCGTTAG ATTTATACTTGGCAAGTGATCCTGACTTAAACAGACCAAGAGGCTTCAAAAAGGTTAACCATGATTGTGGTTATGT AGCGTATGTTGATCCTTCCTCACTGCCCACCATTCCAGCTAAAGGGGTGACAATGAAGAAGAGGAATAGACTAACCAAGAGTGGTGATG aacCTGGAAGTTGGGTATGTGTATTCTGCCAGCATGAAGCCATCACCCCTTGGGAATTGATGAAGCATGCCTCCGCCATACATCAAACGCAGATCTACGACATGGGTGGCAGTGTAGAACAACCCAAGACATCAGAAGCGCAGCAAGAAGCCATGCAAACGCAGTCTTCATCTATGATGTAG